The Cupriavidus nantongensis genome has a segment encoding these proteins:
- a CDS encoding Bug family tripartite tricarboxylate transporter substrate binding protein produces the protein MSVNIRRAALARSALLTAALLGAATLPAYAQNTYPQRPIKMIVPMPPGGGTDTISRIIADSLLQKHGWTVVIENKPGATGNIGMASLAKSAPDAYTIGMGQAANLAINPWLYSSMPFDPVKDFTPIVLVASQPVVLVVRGDSPHKTVDDLLKAAKARSGAVKMASSGAGTIGHMSGELLGRKAGVKFLHVPYKGAGQALTDLMGGQTDFFFSVPQAAYPMIRTGKLRALAVSSPQRLAALPAVPTVAESGFPGFESSAWTGLVAPAGVSLQIVNQINARVQATLKDPHIVKKLQEEGSEPLGGSPAHFARFIQDEGKKWGDLVRVAGIKLE, from the coding sequence ATGAGTGTGAATATTCGTCGCGCGGCCCTTGCACGCAGTGCTTTGCTGACAGCGGCCCTTCTGGGCGCCGCGACCCTGCCCGCTTATGCCCAGAATACCTACCCTCAACGGCCGATCAAGATGATCGTGCCCATGCCGCCTGGCGGCGGCACTGACACCATATCGCGCATCATCGCCGATTCCCTGTTGCAGAAACACGGCTGGACAGTCGTCATCGAAAACAAGCCGGGCGCGACAGGCAACATCGGCATGGCGTCCCTCGCCAAGTCGGCACCCGACGCTTACACGATCGGCATGGGGCAGGCGGCCAATCTGGCCATTAACCCCTGGCTGTACTCCTCGATGCCATTCGACCCAGTGAAGGATTTCACTCCGATCGTTCTTGTCGCATCGCAGCCGGTGGTGCTCGTTGTTCGAGGCGACTCCCCTCACAAGACCGTTGACGACCTGCTCAAGGCAGCCAAGGCGCGTTCCGGTGCAGTCAAGATGGCCTCTTCGGGTGCCGGGACCATCGGGCACATGTCAGGTGAACTCCTGGGGAGGAAGGCTGGCGTGAAGTTCCTGCACGTACCCTACAAGGGGGCCGGTCAGGCGCTGACCGACCTGATGGGCGGCCAGACCGACTTCTTCTTCAGCGTGCCACAGGCGGCTTACCCGATGATCCGAACCGGCAAACTGCGGGCGCTCGCTGTCAGCTCGCCTCAACGGTTGGCAGCACTGCCGGCAGTGCCAACGGTGGCGGAATCGGGCTTCCCGGGGTTCGAGAGCAGCGCGTGGACGGGTCTTGTCGCACCCGCCGGCGTGTCTCTCCAGATAGTGAACCAGATCAATGCCCGCGTGCAGGCCACCTTGAAGGATCCGCACATCGTCAAGAAGCTCCAGGAGGAAGGCAGTGAGCCGTTGGGTGGATCACCCGCGCATTTTGCGAGGTTTATCCAGGATGAGGGCAAGAAGTGGGGCGATCTCGTTCGCGTAGCCGGCATCAAGCTCGAGTGA
- a CDS encoding tripartite tricarboxylate transporter substrate binding protein has product MPSYTKFAARRCVTRAATALICLAVATAAMGAATADAYAADAYPSRPVRLVVPFPPAGGTDVLSRLVFNKIGMSTQWSVVVENRAGAGGNIGLDLVAKAKPDGYTLGMGQTANLAINPALYPKMPYNAVKDFTPIALVAAQPVVLIVRADAPYKNLAEFVAAAKSRQMSMASAGTGTVGHLTGEMFQRRAGIKSLHVPYKGASPALNDLLGGQTDFYFATPPIAMPMIRAGKVRALAVTSAKRLPILQSVPTVAESGYAGFQAEDWKALVAPANTPPEVVSRLNAEVNKALSQPDTIAKLKEEGSEPKGGSAKELEALLKSENARWGDIVRQSGARVD; this is encoded by the coding sequence ATGCCTTCCTATACCAAGTTTGCCGCAAGGCGTTGCGTGACACGCGCCGCCACGGCCCTGATTTGCCTGGCAGTGGCGACGGCCGCGATGGGTGCCGCCACCGCTGACGCCTACGCCGCGGATGCCTATCCGAGCCGGCCCGTTCGCTTGGTGGTGCCGTTCCCCCCGGCCGGTGGCACTGACGTGCTATCAAGGCTGGTCTTCAACAAGATCGGAATGTCCACACAGTGGAGTGTCGTGGTGGAGAACCGCGCTGGGGCGGGCGGCAACATCGGCCTGGACCTCGTTGCGAAGGCGAAACCGGACGGCTACACGCTTGGGATGGGGCAGACCGCAAACCTGGCGATCAATCCCGCGCTGTATCCGAAGATGCCCTACAACGCGGTAAAGGATTTCACCCCGATAGCGTTGGTCGCCGCGCAGCCTGTCGTGCTCATTGTGCGAGCCGACGCGCCTTACAAGAATCTGGCTGAGTTCGTCGCTGCGGCGAAGAGCCGGCAGATGTCAATGGCGTCGGCGGGTACCGGCACGGTAGGGCACCTGACCGGCGAAATGTTCCAGCGTAGGGCAGGCATCAAGTCGCTGCACGTGCCATACAAAGGCGCATCCCCGGCGCTGAACGATCTGCTGGGCGGCCAGACCGATTTCTACTTCGCGACGCCGCCCATCGCCATGCCCATGATCAGGGCCGGAAAGGTCCGCGCCCTTGCTGTCACCTCGGCAAAGCGCCTGCCGATTCTGCAGTCGGTCCCAACCGTCGCAGAGTCCGGTTATGCCGGGTTCCAGGCGGAAGACTGGAAGGCGCTGGTCGCCCCCGCCAATACGCCGCCCGAAGTCGTGTCTCGCCTCAATGCCGAGGTGAACAAGGCACTGTCTCAGCCAGACACGATCGCCAAGCTCAAAGAGGAAGGCAGCGAGCCGAAGGGTGGCTCGGCGAAGGAGCTCGAAGCGCTACTGAAATCGGAAAACGCGCGCTGGGGTGACATCGTGCGCCAGTCTGGCGCACGCGTCGACTGA
- a CDS encoding CaiB/BaiF CoA transferase family protein: MNKPLRGKRILDLTNVLAGPFCCHQLAHMGADVIKVETPGTGDLARQLGADAELNRKLMGVSFLAQNPGKRSITVNLKHARGKDVLRRLVQNADVLVENFRPGVMTRLGVGYDELQRVNPRLIYCAISGFGQDGPLSDLPAYDQIIQGMSGVMSITGDAESAPLRVGYPVADTIGGMTAAFAIASALADSERTQGYFLDVSMLEATMATMGWVVSNHLIAAKEPMALGNVNMTASPSGTFRTGDAPLNIAANKQEQFEAVCRVIGRPDLAGDPRFAERQSRLTNRDALTAELEAELAKKPAMEWWTLLNEAGVPAGPVLTVPEVLAHPQVRDRGMIGDFSDVPGVDRDIRLVRTGFKVNGSAPSVQTPPPQLGEHTDEILQELGYTTDDIAALKKERAL; this comes from the coding sequence ATGAACAAACCACTGCGCGGGAAGCGTATTCTTGATCTGACCAATGTGTTGGCGGGCCCATTCTGTTGCCATCAACTCGCGCACATGGGTGCAGACGTTATCAAAGTGGAGACGCCGGGCACTGGTGACCTTGCCCGGCAGCTCGGCGCTGACGCGGAACTCAACCGCAAACTGATGGGCGTTTCTTTCCTTGCCCAGAACCCAGGCAAGCGCTCCATCACCGTCAATCTCAAACATGCACGCGGCAAAGATGTCTTGCGCCGGCTGGTTCAGAATGCCGATGTCCTTGTGGAGAACTTCCGTCCGGGTGTCATGACGCGGCTGGGCGTTGGCTACGACGAACTTCAGCGCGTCAATCCGCGCTTGATCTACTGCGCGATCTCTGGCTTCGGTCAGGATGGCCCCCTGTCGGACTTGCCTGCCTATGACCAGATCATCCAGGGCATGTCCGGCGTCATGAGCATCACGGGCGATGCCGAGTCCGCTCCACTGCGTGTGGGTTATCCGGTCGCCGACACGATTGGCGGCATGACGGCCGCTTTCGCCATTGCGTCAGCGCTTGCGGACAGCGAACGAACGCAAGGGTACTTCCTCGATGTGTCGATGCTGGAGGCGACGATGGCAACGATGGGTTGGGTCGTGTCCAACCACCTCATTGCAGCCAAGGAGCCGATGGCCTTGGGCAACGTCAACATGACGGCAAGCCCTTCCGGCACGTTCCGGACTGGCGATGCACCACTCAATATCGCTGCCAACAAGCAGGAGCAGTTCGAAGCCGTCTGCCGCGTCATCGGTCGCCCGGATCTGGCGGGCGATCCTCGCTTTGCCGAGCGACAGTCACGGCTGACCAATCGTGACGCGCTGACGGCGGAACTGGAGGCTGAACTGGCGAAGAAGCCAGCCATGGAATGGTGGACATTGCTCAACGAAGCAGGGGTGCCCGCAGGACCGGTGCTGACGGTACCAGAGGTTCTCGCGCATCCACAAGTCCGCGATCGCGGCATGATTGGCGACTTTTCGGACGTGCCAGGAGTGGATCGCGATATCCGATTGGTGCGCACAGGATTCAAGGTAAACGGGTCGGCTCCGTCGGTGCAAACGCCCCCACCGCAGCTCGGGGAGCACACCGACGAGATTCTGCAGGAACTCGGTTACACCACGGACGACATCGCAGCGCTGAAAAAGGAGCGTGCACTATGA
- a CDS encoding gamma carbonic anhydrase family protein, with product MAIYELNGISPRIAPGVWIADSADVIGDVVIGEGSSIWFGAVLRGDNATLTIGSGTSIQDGSILHADEGVPLTVGNHVTIGHRVVLHGCTVGDGALIGIGAMVLNGARIGARSLVGAGALVTEGKEMPDDHMVLGVPGKAIKPLSPEQLDGLGKSAEDYIQNARRFAAGLIRRG from the coding sequence ATGGCTATCTACGAATTGAACGGTATTTCTCCCCGCATTGCACCGGGTGTCTGGATTGCTGACAGTGCCGATGTAATCGGCGACGTGGTGATCGGCGAGGGATCCAGTATCTGGTTCGGCGCCGTGCTGCGGGGCGACAACGCGACCCTGACGATCGGTTCCGGGACAAGTATCCAGGATGGCTCTATCCTGCATGCCGATGAAGGAGTCCCTCTCACTGTAGGCAACCACGTCACCATAGGCCATCGGGTGGTGCTGCACGGATGCACCGTGGGCGACGGCGCACTGATAGGCATCGGTGCAATGGTTCTGAACGGCGCAAGGATCGGTGCTCGCTCGCTCGTCGGCGCCGGGGCGTTGGTGACCGAAGGCAAGGAGATGCCAGATGACCACATGGTGCTGGGCGTGCCGGGGAAGGCCATCAAGCCGCTGAGTCCAGAGCAACTGGATGGCTTGGGGAAGAGCGCCGAGGACTACATCCAGAATGCCCGCCGTTTCGCCGCGGGACTGATCCGTCGCGGCTAA
- a CDS encoding citryl-CoA lyase has product MTDSTNPNMALPDAGQQASQDWWRTRIIDMQPGEIRFRGYPIEELIGNVSFVQMVWLMLRGELPMHEQSALLDAALMAGVDHGPQAPSIAIARMAATCGVGLNSAMASAVNVLGDVHGGAGEQAVDLYLDIARRADEGATLDDAVAAGLAQYRDLHGKFVSGFGHRFHPVDPRAPRLLALVEQAAAAGIVSGRFADIARRIEQALGAGRSKSIPMNIDGATAVIYAELGFPAPLARGLFCLSRSVGILAHAWEQTCQGGRNKGPIPRQFLCSYVGEPKRAVPVPRRS; this is encoded by the coding sequence ATGACAGATTCCACCAATCCAAACATGGCGCTGCCCGATGCCGGCCAGCAGGCTTCGCAGGACTGGTGGCGCACCCGCATCATCGACATGCAGCCCGGCGAGATTCGCTTCCGCGGCTATCCGATCGAGGAACTGATTGGCAATGTGTCGTTTGTCCAAATGGTCTGGTTGATGCTGCGTGGTGAACTGCCAATGCATGAGCAAAGCGCATTGCTCGATGCCGCACTGATGGCAGGCGTGGACCATGGCCCGCAGGCGCCCAGCATTGCGATTGCCCGCATGGCAGCGACGTGCGGCGTTGGACTGAACAGCGCGATGGCATCAGCAGTGAACGTTCTGGGCGATGTGCACGGCGGCGCGGGCGAGCAGGCTGTCGACCTCTACCTCGACATCGCGCGTCGAGCCGACGAGGGCGCGACGCTGGACGATGCCGTGGCAGCGGGATTGGCCCAGTATCGCGATCTGCACGGCAAGTTCGTGTCGGGCTTCGGCCATCGCTTCCACCCTGTTGATCCGCGCGCGCCACGTCTGCTGGCGCTGGTCGAACAGGCAGCGGCCGCCGGGATCGTCAGCGGACGATTCGCCGATATCGCACGACGCATCGAGCAGGCTCTTGGTGCGGGCCGCAGCAAGTCCATTCCGATGAACATCGATGGGGCCACTGCGGTCATTTACGCAGAGCTGGGCTTTCCGGCACCTTTGGCACGAGGCTTGTTCTGCCTGTCACGCTCCGTTGGCATTCTCGCCCACGCCTGGGAGCAGACCTGCCAGGGCGGCAGGAACAAGGGCCCCATTCCTCGGCAATTCCTCTGTTCCTATGTCGGCGAACCGAAACGAGCGGTGCCGGTGCCTCGCCGTTCCTGA
- a CDS encoding alpha/beta hydrolase gives MKRQFRANCKASASVVCMVGAVVTGGCGGMPTTDSPRAAVQTAAERRDVFFAGGRYVGTGGQEVMQGAMYVEHLAPARVTQKYPVVFFHGAAQTAVNWITTPDGRPGWASYFLDRGYDVYLVDQPARGRSAWHPGLDGTLTKFSAPKIEMLFTDSAARGNWPQAKLHTQWPGTGPNKGRMGDSVFDQFYSSQVEYLGTNAETQALVKQAGTALLDRIGPAVLITHSQAGPFGWLLADARPQLVKAIVSVEPNGPPIESSTVFGAKKQLAWGVADVPITYDPPVMDASTLDIEKETTPERPQLMACWRQKAPARQLPNLKGIPITVLITEASFHSQYDHCTARWLSQAGVPTEIVRLEEIGLRGNGHMVMLEKNSNDVAAWIDGWLRKTLN, from the coding sequence ATGAAGAGGCAATTTCGGGCAAATTGCAAGGCCAGCGCCAGTGTCGTGTGCATGGTCGGCGCGGTCGTGACGGGCGGGTGCGGTGGCATGCCCACGACTGATTCACCAAGGGCCGCGGTCCAGACCGCGGCGGAACGTCGCGACGTGTTCTTCGCCGGCGGCCGATACGTTGGTACGGGGGGGCAGGAAGTCATGCAGGGGGCGATGTACGTTGAGCATCTCGCCCCTGCCCGCGTGACGCAAAAGTACCCGGTGGTTTTCTTCCACGGCGCTGCCCAGACAGCTGTGAACTGGATCACGACGCCGGACGGACGCCCAGGTTGGGCATCGTATTTCCTAGATCGAGGTTACGACGTGTACCTAGTGGACCAGCCCGCAAGGGGCCGGTCCGCGTGGCACCCCGGCCTGGATGGCACGCTGACGAAGTTCTCTGCGCCCAAGATTGAAATGCTATTCACTGACTCCGCGGCCCGTGGGAACTGGCCGCAGGCCAAGCTCCATACCCAATGGCCAGGCACCGGGCCCAACAAAGGCAGGATGGGCGACTCGGTGTTCGATCAGTTCTATTCGAGTCAGGTCGAATACTTGGGAACCAACGCAGAGACTCAAGCCCTGGTGAAGCAAGCCGGCACGGCACTGCTGGATCGTATTGGCCCGGCGGTGTTGATCACGCACTCACAGGCAGGGCCGTTCGGCTGGCTGCTGGCTGACGCCCGCCCGCAGTTGGTCAAGGCGATTGTATCGGTTGAGCCAAACGGTCCGCCCATCGAATCCTCCACGGTCTTCGGCGCCAAGAAGCAGCTTGCATGGGGTGTGGCAGACGTGCCTATTACCTACGACCCCCCCGTCATGGATGCTTCCACGCTTGACATCGAGAAAGAGACCACGCCAGAGCGTCCGCAGTTGATGGCGTGCTGGCGACAAAAGGCCCCGGCGCGACAACTGCCCAACCTCAAAGGCATACCGATCACCGTGCTGATCACTGAGGCGTCCTTCCATTCGCAGTACGACCACTGCACCGCACGCTGGCTATCCCAGGCGGGAGTGCCTACCGAAATCGTCAGGCTGGAAGAAATAGGCCTGCGCGGCAACGGTCACATGGTTATGCTCGAGAAGAACAGTAACGATGTCGCGGCATGGATCGATGGCTGGCTGCGCAAGACACTCAACTAA
- a CDS encoding Bug family tripartite tricarboxylate transporter substrate binding protein — protein MLNRLIAAGAIMLASLPVCADTWPSKPVRVIVPYSAGGTTDYVARQAAQKLTDATGKSFFVENKPGASGTIGTLQVVRAAPDGYTLLANDTTYTMLPSLFKKLPWDHQKDLIPVTTIAQTPVILIVPAGSPFKSLQQLIAFAKQNPGKLNFGSGGAGSSTHLAAEVFEKSSGVTMSHIPYKGAGEALMGLISSNVDVLITATPTAVPQVKGGKARALAVTGNARVPALADVPTFAEAGLKDYNVVNWFGLAAPKGTPDDIVTKLQVEIQKSMNSADMKERLTGMGATPGGVPSSEFANRIRQDTAMWTEVARSANVKPE, from the coding sequence ATGTTGAACCGACTCATTGCCGCCGGCGCCATCATGCTGGCCAGCCTTCCCGTTTGCGCTGATACCTGGCCCAGCAAGCCCGTGCGGGTCATCGTCCCATATTCTGCGGGGGGTACAACAGACTATGTCGCCCGGCAAGCTGCCCAGAAGCTCACGGATGCTACTGGCAAGTCGTTCTTCGTCGAGAACAAGCCTGGCGCCAGCGGCACAATTGGTACGCTCCAGGTCGTGCGCGCGGCGCCGGACGGCTATACCTTGCTGGCGAACGACACCACCTACACGATGCTGCCGTCCCTCTTCAAGAAACTGCCATGGGATCACCAAAAGGATCTAATTCCGGTAACCACGATTGCGCAGACTCCGGTCATTCTGATCGTGCCGGCGGGTTCGCCATTCAAGAGCCTGCAGCAGTTGATTGCATTCGCGAAGCAAAATCCAGGGAAGCTCAACTTCGGCTCGGGAGGTGCGGGAAGCTCGACGCACCTTGCGGCTGAGGTCTTCGAGAAGTCATCCGGCGTCACGATGAGCCACATCCCGTACAAGGGAGCAGGAGAGGCGCTGATGGGGTTGATCTCGAGCAATGTGGACGTGCTGATCACCGCGACGCCCACCGCCGTCCCTCAAGTCAAAGGCGGCAAGGCACGTGCGCTGGCCGTGACGGGCAATGCTCGCGTGCCTGCTCTTGCCGACGTTCCCACGTTTGCCGAGGCGGGTCTGAAGGACTACAACGTCGTCAACTGGTTCGGCTTGGCGGCACCGAAAGGCACACCGGACGATATCGTCACAAAGCTGCAGGTCGAGATCCAGAAGAGCATGAATAGCGCCGACATGAAGGAACGACTGACTGGCATGGGCGCCACGCCGGGCGGTGTTCCGTCCAGCGAGTTTGCGAACCGGATCAGGCAGGATACGGCCATGTGGACCGAGGTCGCGAGATCAGCAAATGTAAAGCCGGAATAG
- a CDS encoding SMP-30/gluconolactonase/LRE family protein: MTMWNLSFAPPIVIQAAVFARVPDGLRMARHSPWADANKQGQLVDCFLEGPAFSQDGALYLTDVPHGRILRVNAPDDWTVIADGLGWPNGLAIHQDGSLLVADYRHGIIRVDAATGALETVLGTRNSESFKGVNDLVFDSSGNLYFTDQGQTGLHDPTGRVYRHRVDGGLDCLVSNVPSPNGIALNAEGNVLFVAVTRANQVWRAPIMRDGTISKMGAFQTLFGTSGPDGLAPTADGGLVVAHASLGGAFVLNAAGEVTHYVRSPTGHNITNVAFKPGTSSLFLTESQTGTVLTAELPVCGASIYSHSSVTFD, translated from the coding sequence ATGACCATGTGGAACCTCTCGTTCGCCCCGCCTATCGTCATTCAAGCCGCGGTTTTTGCGCGCGTTCCCGACGGCCTTCGGATGGCGCGACATAGCCCATGGGCCGATGCCAACAAACAGGGCCAGCTCGTGGACTGCTTTCTCGAAGGCCCGGCATTCTCGCAAGACGGCGCCCTTTATCTGACCGACGTTCCGCACGGGCGGATACTCCGGGTCAACGCGCCCGATGACTGGACGGTTATCGCCGACGGACTCGGCTGGCCCAACGGCCTTGCAATTCATCAGGACGGCAGCCTGCTAGTCGCGGATTACAGGCATGGGATCATTCGAGTCGACGCCGCCACAGGAGCCCTGGAAACTGTGCTCGGCACGCGCAACAGCGAGTCCTTTAAGGGAGTCAACGATCTCGTCTTTGATTCGAGCGGCAACCTGTACTTCACCGATCAGGGCCAAACCGGCCTGCATGATCCGACTGGACGAGTCTATCGCCATAGGGTGGACGGCGGACTGGACTGTCTGGTTTCGAATGTTCCGAGCCCGAACGGCATCGCCCTGAACGCCGAGGGCAACGTGCTGTTCGTCGCGGTCACCCGAGCGAATCAGGTCTGGCGGGCACCGATAATGCGCGACGGAACAATCTCCAAAATGGGCGCCTTCCAGACGCTCTTCGGCACCAGTGGGCCAGACGGTCTGGCTCCCACGGCCGATGGCGGCCTCGTCGTGGCCCATGCGAGTCTGGGCGGAGCCTTTGTCCTCAACGCCGCCGGTGAAGTTACTCATTACGTGCGAAGTCCGACGGGTCACAACATTACCAACGTCGCGTTCAAGCCGGGCACGTCGTCCCTGTTTTTGACCGAATCTCAAACCGGGACGGTGCTGACAGCGGAACTACCCGTCTGCGGCGCGTCCATATATTCCCACTCTTCCGTAACCTTCGATTGA
- a CDS encoding CaiB/BaiF CoA transferase family protein has protein sequence MSSAAESQTQDQLPLAGIRVVEFTHMVMGPTCGMVLGDLGADVIKIEPLVGDNTRRLKGSGAGFFPMFNRNKKSLPVNLKDPRGRELVLKLIGTADVVSENFKAGTMAKNGLDYETLRKLNPRLVYVSHKGFLPGPYDHRTALDEVVQMMGGLAYMTGPSGQPLRAGAAVNDIMGGVFGALGAIVSLFERQRTGVGQEVQSALFENNVFLVGHHMMQQAVTGLAPSPMPSRISAWAIYDVFTVKDGEQIFLAVVSDTQWEIFCRAFGFDDLSRDARLITNNQRVEARPWLMPDIRTRLGSMSKQELADNFERHGLPFAPIARPGDLFDDIHLKETGGLARVSLPDGEKAGNDTYTPLLPFTLGGRRPGVRHQPPRLGEKGHELLTRLGLSESEISNLAAEGVIGTVS, from the coding sequence ATGAGCAGCGCAGCGGAGTCTCAGACGCAGGATCAGCTTCCTCTGGCCGGCATCCGGGTAGTTGAATTCACGCACATGGTCATGGGGCCGACCTGCGGCATGGTACTGGGTGACCTCGGGGCGGATGTAATCAAGATAGAGCCGCTAGTCGGCGACAACACGCGCCGCCTTAAAGGTTCGGGCGCCGGCTTCTTTCCGATGTTCAACCGAAACAAGAAGAGCCTGCCGGTGAACCTCAAAGACCCCCGAGGCCGCGAACTGGTCCTCAAGCTCATTGGCACCGCCGACGTGGTGAGCGAAAACTTTAAGGCGGGCACCATGGCCAAGAATGGCCTTGACTACGAAACCTTGCGCAAGCTCAACCCACGCCTGGTGTACGTCTCTCACAAGGGCTTTCTGCCAGGGCCGTACGACCATCGAACCGCGCTCGACGAGGTGGTGCAGATGATGGGTGGCTTGGCCTACATGACTGGGCCAAGCGGCCAACCGTTGCGTGCAGGCGCGGCAGTCAACGACATCATGGGAGGCGTGTTCGGCGCGCTGGGCGCGATTGTCTCGCTGTTCGAGCGGCAACGCACGGGCGTGGGTCAGGAAGTGCAATCGGCCCTGTTTGAGAACAATGTATTCCTGGTCGGCCACCACATGATGCAGCAAGCCGTGACTGGGCTGGCACCCTCCCCCATGCCCAGCCGCATATCGGCCTGGGCGATCTACGACGTGTTCACCGTGAAAGACGGGGAGCAGATCTTCCTGGCCGTCGTGTCCGATACGCAGTGGGAGATTTTCTGCCGGGCGTTCGGCTTCGATGACCTTTCCCGGGACGCGCGGCTGATCACGAACAACCAGCGCGTGGAAGCACGGCCGTGGCTAATGCCAGATATCCGCACCCGCCTAGGTTCGATGTCCAAACAAGAGTTGGCCGACAACTTTGAGCGCCACGGGTTGCCTTTTGCACCGATCGCTCGCCCAGGCGACCTCTTCGACGACATCCACTTGAAGGAGACCGGCGGCTTGGCGAGGGTCTCCTTGCCTGACGGCGAAAAGGCGGGCAACGACACCTATACCCCCCTATTGCCATTCACCTTGGGCGGCCGACGCCCGGGCGTTCGCCATCAGCCGCCTCGCCTGGGAGAAAAGGGGCATGAACTGCTGACCAGGCTCGGCCTGAGCGAAAGCGAGATTTCCAATCTCGCTGCGGAGGGCGTGATCGGCACAGTCTCGTAA
- a CDS encoding Bug family tripartite tricarboxylate transporter substrate binding protein: MANSARRTTLGILLVSAGLICSLPTLAQTSAWPDKPVRLVVPYSAGGTTDFAARLIAQKLTKLTGKSFFVENKTGGSGTIATQEVVRSAPDGSTLLVTDTTYAMLPLVFAKLPWDHMKDLVHITELIETPVMLTVPERSPFKTVAELVAFAKANPGKLNFGSGGPGSSTHLGAELFKSVAGVSITHIPYRGAGAAAADLLAGQIDMLVAATPTSIAQVKGGRVRALAVSGSERIPALPAVPTFAEAGLPDYKGVSWFGLATPRGTSPAIVAKLHDLVATAMRDPEVQRTFAQQGAVYRPMSVEAFGRFVNQEIVIWAQVGEKAGVKPE, from the coding sequence ATGGCCAACTCGGCGCGCCGAACGACCCTCGGCATACTTCTAGTTTCCGCCGGACTGATCTGCAGCCTGCCCACTCTGGCGCAAACCAGCGCGTGGCCCGACAAGCCGGTACGGCTGGTCGTGCCTTACTCCGCGGGCGGCACGACAGACTTCGCTGCTCGCCTGATCGCGCAAAAACTGACCAAGCTTACCGGCAAGAGTTTCTTCGTCGAGAACAAGACCGGAGGCTCCGGCACCATCGCAACGCAGGAGGTTGTGCGATCCGCGCCTGATGGCAGCACCTTGCTGGTGACCGACACCACCTACGCGATGTTGCCTCTGGTCTTCGCCAAGCTGCCGTGGGACCACATGAAGGATCTTGTTCACATCACGGAGCTGATCGAAACGCCCGTGATGCTCACGGTGCCAGAGCGATCGCCGTTCAAGACGGTTGCCGAACTCGTGGCGTTTGCCAAGGCGAATCCCGGCAAACTAAACTTCGGCTCCGGCGGACCAGGCAGTTCCACGCATCTTGGGGCAGAGCTCTTCAAGTCGGTGGCAGGTGTGTCGATCACCCACATCCCGTACCGCGGTGCGGGGGCAGCCGCAGCAGACTTACTGGCCGGGCAGATTGACATGCTAGTCGCTGCAACGCCGACCAGCATTGCGCAAGTCAAGGGTGGGCGCGTCAGGGCGCTGGCCGTCAGCGGCAGCGAAAGAATCCCCGCCCTTCCCGCCGTACCGACCTTTGCCGAGGCCGGCCTGCCCGACTACAAGGGAGTCAGCTGGTTTGGACTTGCTACCCCTCGCGGCACTTCGCCCGCAATCGTGGCCAAGCTGCACGACCTGGTGGCCACGGCAATGCGGGACCCTGAGGTGCAACGGACGTTTGCTCAACAAGGTGCAGTCTACCGACCGATGAGCGTCGAGGCTTTTGGGCGCTTTGTAAATCAGGAAATCGTGATTTGGGCCCAGGTTGGAGAGAAGGCCGGTGTAAAGCCGGAATGA